The following DNA comes from Clostridiales bacterium.
AGTCCCCATGCCATTATGTATCCGGCTACCATCGTTGTAGATATTTTAATAGCTATTTTGTTTTTTTCTCTGGAAGGAAACCAGCAGGACAGATTTTTCATTATAGGTCCCCAAAGCATAGATTGAAAAAAACCGTTTACACCCCATAAAATAATCATTAAAGGCAAACTCTTTGCGAATCCGAAAAAAATATTTATTAATGCTGAAAACGCTAATCCTATAAATACAAATTTACGGCTCTCCACTCTATCGCCTATGTAGCCGTTAATAAGCTGCCCTGCAGCATATACTATGAACAGTGAACTTCCCAGGAAACCTAACGCCGCATTGCTGCATTCAAGCATTTTTTGTATATAAGGTAATGCTATTGAAATATTGACCCTGCAAAAATACGACAATGAATAAGCTATCCAGCAAAGAATAAATATCCTTTTTTGCATTTTTAGAAGTAACTTCGAATTCATAATACACCTCTTTTATCCATGCCTCAATTACCCGCAAATCATATTATACTGCATATTCTGACAAATTAAAAACAAAATTTAACATCTATGCTAAAATGACATAAAAGAGATGCATTTCTTCTATTTATTAAGGTTTAAGGAATCCTCTTTTATTTGGTTTTTTACCTTTTTTACTATATCGGCTATGTTCCTGTATGCTTTCATTGTCCCATATGTCACAATCGGCCTCGCAATCGCAACGACTTTTACACGCCTTGACAGAAAACCTCCTATAGCCATCAATGTATTGACCGCAGATGAAGTATCCACAAGGTATAATCCTTTATTGTCAGTTATGTTATTTATAATATTGTATAAATCTGCCAAGGCCGGTACCACGATTTTCGGAGCCCTCTGCCTGCTTAACGTATAGACCTTGGCACCAAATTCATCCTCACCGATGAAAATTATACGGCCGTACTGGTATTTTTGTATTTTATCAAACGTCGGCAGACTCAATATGGCATTTTTGTCAGGCACTGAATCAGCAGGCAATCTGTTAATATGGATGTTTGCGGCCACAGCAGTTGAATGGGCACCGCCAACATCATGATATATTACTATCATAAATAATCATCCTCTAATCGATATAAAATTAATATATATATTTAGGATGTATATTTTATATTTGAAGAATATTATTTCAATCGCTAAGCTCACAGTCTTTAGAGTCTGTAAACTTGTTCAGGGCAGAATCAAAACTCACTGCGTATGAAACATTGATTCTGCTAATCCTGAACATACGTTAACAGACTCTAAAGACTTTCCGCTAATTGCTCTTTCCATAATATTCTCAAATAATTTATATGCATCCTTCTTTATTTTACCCGCCATAGAAATTAGTAAACATAAATGATATAATTTAAGTTAAAAGTCAAATGAGTCATTATCATAGCTTTGATTCGCAATATGAAATCGAAATAAATAGGATTATATTATTTTGAGCACCGAAATTCGCATTATGAGAGTTTTGATAAGTTCTTGGCTTTGCCGCCATAGAGAATCCTTAGAGCTTTTGATTGTCTGAGTGAAACGAGTTTCAAAAGCTCTTGGATTATCAAGGCGGCAGGCCTTAGAACTTACAAAACTTGAATCTGACGAATGAGTGTTCAAAATGACATAATCCAAATTACGAATTGAAGTTATCATAGACATCATCTTTTAAGATTATTAGATGATCGGATTTTTTTAGGAGGGAAAAGAAAAGTGAAAGTTCTTTCTATATTAGCAAGTCCTAAGAAAAATGGCAATACGGCTGCCCTTTTAAATAGCTTTCTCAAAGGTGCCGAGGATGAGGGAAATGTAATATTGGATGAGATATTCCTAACGAGCAAAAATATTCATCCGTGTACGGCATGCGACTACTGCCAGAAAAACGATATCGGAAAATGTATAATTAAAGACGACATGCAGGAAATCTACAATCAAATTAAAGAGGCAGATGCAATTATATTTGCAACGCCTGTTTACTGGTGGAACATGAGCTCATATTTAAAAATATTTATAGACAGACTTTATGCGGTCATGACAGATGAAAATAACCCGCCTTTGAAGGGGAAAAAAGCTGCCCTTTTGATGACATACGGAGGAGAGCTGCCAAATTCAGGGCCTGAAATCGTTGAAAGATCGATACGCGAAAGCTCGGATTATCTGGGTATGAATGTACAATGTGTACTCGGCATATGCTCTTCTAAACCCGTATCCTCCAATAAAGAGGCGTTATCGAAAGCATATGAATTAGGCAAGCAAATCAGATTATAAAAAAAAGAGCGGTTAACATTTGACCGCTCTTTTTGGGGAAATTTATACTACAATACTGGCACAATATATTAAAATAACTGTTTTCCATCTTTAAAGCATACTGCATAATCTGAAAAAGACCATGCATTTTTAAATGCTTCTACATAATGACGATACTTATCATCCTTTTGTTTGGTTTTATCTGTGTATTTTTTCATAAACATTGCCTCCTCATTATCCATAACATTTATTTCAGGTGCCCTTTCGATATCAAGAAGGAATGAACTATTTTGCATTTTTTGTATTCTTTCCATAATGACCAACCTCCCTTTTAAGAGCTCGGATGAAATTTATGTACTGAACATCTTTCAGCCTTTATTATTTCCTATCACCATAATTA
Coding sequences within:
- a CDS encoding DUF3189 family protein, whose protein sequence is MIVIYHDVGGAHSTAVAANIHINRLPADSVPDKNAILSLPTFDKIQKYQYGRIIFIGEDEFGAKVYTLSRQRAPKIVVPALADLYNIINNITDNKGLYLVDTSSAVNTLMAIGGFLSRRVKVVAIARPIVTYGTMKAYRNIADIVKKVKNQIKEDSLNLNK
- a CDS encoding flavodoxin family protein — its product is MKVLSILASPKKNGNTAALLNSFLKGAEDEGNVILDEIFLTSKNIHPCTACDYCQKNDIGKCIIKDDMQEIYNQIKEADAIIFATPVYWWNMSSYLKIFIDRLYAVMTDENNPPLKGKKAALLMTYGGELPNSGPEIVERSIRESSDYLGMNVQCVLGICSSKPVSSNKEALSKAYELGKQIRL